The proteins below come from a single Drosophila kikkawai strain 14028-0561.14 chromosome 3R, DkikHiC1v2, whole genome shotgun sequence genomic window:
- the LOC108085615 gene encoding uncharacterized protein produces the protein MNPACRLNLNGPECQKWLTAVSSHCGSLLPKAELASLWDSWWPDELPAPYKAWVSTLSAFDCHKLRKEVANQLDESLQAEANSHSAFRSFSRWPMALLVLLMVLMAMLFALKMVIKLCRERQSEVCSSPSPTPKSVCIDEEAPLCQTFMNPRSFVSFGQHSDPLPGYGLNIHQNPVKANSIPDVKPKEQKYPTEAPLFPHPMKPSPLPRKPSPKPTRKKNSAKK, from the coding sequence ATGAATCCCGCCTGCAGACTAAACCTGAATGGCCCTGAGTGCCAGAAGTGGTTAACCGCCGTGAGCTCCCACTGCGGCTCCCTTCTGCCCAAAGCGGAACTGGCGTCGCTCTGGGATAGCTGGTGGCCGGACGAGCTGCCCGCTCCGTACAAGGCTTGGGTCAGCACCCTATCCGCTTTTGACTGTCACAAACTACGCAAGGAGGTGGCCAATCAGTTGGATGAGAGTCTCCAAGCGGAGGCCAATAGTCACTCGGCTTTTCGGAGTTTCTCTCGTTGGCCTATGGCTCTTCTTGTGCTGCTCATGGTGCTGATGGCCATGCTCTTCGCCCTTAAAATGGTGATCAAATTGTGTCGAGAAAGACAATCCGAGGTGTGCTCATCGCCTTCGCCCACGCCCAAATCAGTCTGCATAGATGAGGAGGCCCCGCTCTGCCAGACGTTCATGAATCCCAGGTCCTTCGTCTCCTTTGGCCAGCATTCGGACCCGCTCCCCGGCTACGGACTGAACATACACCAAAATCCTGTAAAGGCTAACTCCATACCGGACGTCAAACCAAAGGAACAGAAATATCCCACCGAGGCTCCGCTATTCCCGCATCCCATGAAGCCATCCCCTCTTCCCAGGAAGCCTTCTCCGAAGCCAACGCGAAAGAAAAATTCGGCGAAAAAATAA